The following nucleotide sequence is from Salvia miltiorrhiza cultivar Shanhuang (shh) chromosome 7, IMPLAD_Smil_shh, whole genome shotgun sequence.
ggcctcaaataaattaatttatctatggtcagcccagaccataattaatttataaatatcagttcattccactagagaaccaatattgacttacccctttattgccggtgatgagtcggggcttgtatttagacttattaaatcctcgtatttaaaatatccgacatccattaattaattatagctctgacagccttaattaattaatctctttgtaatccttaagcagtaccactcaaaccttattattgcgcctgaatttaatcaacctgcagggtttagcgcaataaacattattgagatccttaaggggatgtcattatcctatacggatacgagtactaatacagataatcaaatatcatatattaaccactatcacccaagatacagagtactcaagttactatataactctcacccatagtaagtcaaagtgataagcaaatcaatatatatatatatatatatgaaatcttattagtattaagatcttataagttaccgagatcttgattcttcacttaagtcagatagaagaatacatctcactgtggtcctatcaatacgttatgacgtaccagtatagataagtagtcaagacaaactacttccatctataccgcaacctaaaccaataacttgtcctagagttatttcggctgtgattatattatatctcttaaggttattccaattatacggtcttctgtgatctacaacacaccatataatctacttatatagagataaagaacatgcatatgcaatcatgaacccaatcagataggagataaaatagtgaacacaggaatcattgtatacaggcataaaacgttcttgctttcagtatacaaatccaacaatctcccacttatactaaagcaaaacttttagtatacaatgtgtctaaatactagctattacaacaaacacttcacttcttctcccacttatactgaaagtttttctctaagtgggtggcatcaaccgcaatcccatccctcgagcatgcttctcgtaggccttttgcggcaagctcttcgtgaaagggtcagctaagttctccaatgtatcaatcttctcaactagcacatctcctctgcttacgatttctcgtatgatgtggtactttctctctatgtgtttggtcgccttgtggctcatgggttccttagaatttgccactacacccgagttatcacaataaattatcatactcttaggcaaattagggaccactgctagatccaagaggtagttccggaaccatacagcctccttagcagcttcagaagcagctacatattcggcttccatggtggagtctgcaatacaTTTCTGCTTTgtactccgccatgatacggctccacctcccaaggtaaacacatagccagaggtagatctcttctcatcccggtcagcctggaaatccgaatcggtgtaacccaaaggaaatagactgtctaattggtaaactagcctataatctcgagtcatcttcaggtacttgagaatatgctttaccgcagtccagtgtcctggtccagggttcgactgatatcttgcaaccatgccaacgacatagcaaatatcaggtctcgtgcaaagcattgcatacatgaggctacctacggcggaagcataaggtaccttcctcatttcctcaacctcactaggtgtctcaggacacatgtccttagacagaggaatgccatgtctgaaaggtagcaagcctttcttgacagtttgcatgctaaaacgagcaatcacagtatcaatgtaggacgcttgagataagctcaacatccttttctggcgatcacggacaaccttgattcctaggatgtacgctgcatctcctaagtccttcatttgaaactgttcggataaccacttctttatgtccgataatagctcaacattgttgccaatgaggaggatatcatctacataaagtgcaaggaaaaccacgtcgccattggcatctaaacggtacacgcaactttcgttttcacaacgagtaaatccataggatttaatgacctcgtcaaaacgtttgttccatgacctcgaagcttgcttaagtccataaatggacttcttcagcttccatacaagatgctcttcgccctttttcacaaacccttcgggttgctgcatatagatgtcccttccttcttcaaggaaatcgtttagaaaagcggttttgacatccatttgccaaacctcaaggttcatgtgggctgatatggcaaggagtattcggatagacttaagcatggcaaccagCGAAAAAGTTTCATCGTAATCTATACCATGTTCCTGGGTATatcctttcgccaccagtctagctttaaaagctacgactttgccatccgaatctcgctttctcttgtatacccacctattACCTATAGCTTCGAAGCCatcaggtagttcagttttctcgtatacatccatagcagtcatggattctatttcagaaatcATGGCGttgtaccaagaatctgcatctgtATCTTTCACtgcttgtctaaagttatcagggtcgatgtCCTTTTATTCATCAACAAtaagaagatccgaagactctcccaagaacataaatcgatcgggttgaactacaaccctcccactacgacgaagaggtggtggtacagctgtgacaatggtttgtgcagtatcctgcggtgcattcacttgcacacttggctggggtgatggaatcgcctgtccattgccttcgatttcttgaaggacaatctcggaccttgacttgtgttcatttatataatcatgttccaagaatcgtgagttggtgctaacaaccactttctgatccttaggattataaaaataagcacctttcgtttccttagggtatcctataaacagcattaactcgcatctaggctccaattttttcgcttccttgtctagcacgtatgcaggacaaccccatacctttatttggttcaagctgggctgacgccctgaccataactcgataggagttttaggaaccgatttggacggtaccctatttagcaaataaaccgctgtttctaaagcatatccccaaaacgaaataggcaatgatgcataactcatcattgatcgtaccatttccataagagttctgtttcttctctctgctacaccattctgttggggagtacccggtgcagtcaattgggatgtaatcccacattctgacaagtattgtaagaactcgtttccgaggtattcgccaccgcgatcagaccgcaatgacttgatagatttaccccttttcttctccacttctgccttgaattctttgaatttctcaaagcattcagacttgcgttgaagtaggtaaatatacccaaatcttgagtaatcgtcaatgaaagtgacgaaatactcataccctccacgagcctttgtggacatcggtccacacaagtcagagtgaatcaattctaatacatgcgaggccctattccccttggccttaaaaggccttgccgtcatctttccttctatacaggattcgcaggttctaaatgaaacagcttgaaagtctttcaagactccatttgaaacgagcctttggatcctatttagattgatgtggcctaaccttaggtgccacgcatgcgtatattgttcatgagaataatacttcctcttattcggattatgacagatttgtgatgtagatacAACAtggacataatttttaattggacatgtaatagtatagagagagttgttcaaaattccagaacaaatagtcatgttatttttcatgatagagacgcctctatcaaaagtaacagaatatccatccaaaaacaattttgaaatagaaattatgttccgccgaaactccggcacatataaaatatctctcaaaactaaaatgtcatcaccaaaacataaagataaatctccaatagcaacagctgcgaccttcgacgcattgcccatggagatggtgatctcatcactttccagctgccttgtcggcttgaagccctgcaaggtgtaacaaacatgatcagttgcccccgtatccactacccatgaatgagtagaaaacgaagctaaacatgtctcagttactagaacttgtgacgtaccttgtccctttgccttgagcatcggacaatctttcttccaatgcccagttttgccgcacttgaagcactttccctttcccgtcggcttcttcacgccgccggtagggccgtccactttggctttgcctcgttgtcattcttgccctttggacctttccacttcttcttcccgcctttcgacgaagaagtagatcccttggcagcgacaagaatCTCTTTCCCTTtccgcgtgcccatgactccctctgccgtaactagagcattcaacaactcattaagagtatagttgaccttgctcataacgacattgagacggaagttctcataagatttggggagagttttgaggatgatatcgactttggcttcgccttcgacaCCCCCTCCTAgtagatcaagcctgtcaaacaaatttctcatatgcatgacatgatcgtgcacagaactgccatCGCTCAtactacatgctaagatttctctcattatgttaaagcgggcagatctttcggactccccataaacctcagagagatttaacatgatcgtcgccgcatcgtccatgccctgatgctggagttgcaaagtttgcgacatagtcatcataatatagcacttggccatattattcgacttataccacctcctatgcgcctcacgttccgcatcagtcgactgatcagttaagggcgcgggacgtggagtggtaagcacaaaactgtgctcatcaacgtcaagaatatacattatatggtgtttccattcggtatagttaggaccggtgagaggattgctaGCTAAAATATTAatgatcggagacatagacatatctgaaagtaaagaatttaaacatgtaagaacatgaagcacaaaaattcgtaacaataatattgtaaccttttgataaaacaatattaatgaaacctccaacggctcaaagaattccatgtgcaagccacgtggggtggacagttacacacgaactcctcaaccagactattcacctagtcatttaatttccatgtcaacttaaccttttgacaaaagaaattaatagttggcaccttaactagaccatatcatcatcaagaagggactccttggggagttgtacattgtacttgatatgatatctaagcaatgaccacattttaaccttgaaaattaaattctcgaaattgacatactcactcggaccatgccgctttcaatttaattttcttggttatcttatttaattccattctccaaagtacttgtgaaaattacacaagtaagccacgtggggtggacagttactgcataactcccactactttaatggtttaaatatttttatagaaacctcttctgacaaacttatgagaaacaaatacgaagtaagctacgtggggtggaccgttactcatattgctaaacactttgtctagagaccgcatgtggaggtctagaaataatttcaattgcttaaaattattaaaactgcttagtctttttaattcaaaaggtttgtacatgctcaagcacataatcctaatcatgcttttctagaacgcaacatgtaaaacatgctcgcagaattctaaagcatgcttaagaaaacaataaacctactatcatgcttgtctaagcgcagttaaaaaaatatattaacaaaCAGAGACGAActaaagcaggtaaagagcataatggattaacaccacggcatacaaagaacataaataaataattaaaattcttcgtgacctattcgtggaatcccaacatctattctatttttaaagaaaaaaaaaataaaataaacccaAAAActaaacttggcccgaacacattaggcccgtctttggaattagggtttgggccccctagggtttgagatacgcagctagggtttggaaaccctagctgccgccgccacctcccaaAGCAGCCCCCCACGCACGGCAGCAGCCGGCCGCCGCAGCAGCCCGACATGCCAACCACCAGCGCGAACGGCCGCCCAGTCGGCAGCCCACCAGCAACGTCCGGCGGCAGCAGCAGTCCAGCGCCTCCAGCAGCTCCAGCGCACGGCGACAGCAGCTCCAGCAGgcggcaacagcagcggcagcgcgtcgcccgccgggcgcgcagcgcgcgctgacgcggccccgggcgcgcaccgcccctgccggctgcttCCCCGTCGCTCGCCCAGCCCCAGCCCGCCTCACCTCGCCTCCAGCGCACGTCCAGAaccgagagcagcagcggccgcgcggcgcCTGCCTGGGCATGCTGCGCACGGCGTGCTAGCACCCGCGCGCGCGCAGCCCCTCGACGCCCGCAGCCCCATGTGCCCGATCCCGTACGCCTCCTCCTTACACCGTTCATCGTTGTTAATTCGTCGTCGTTCTtgtctcgttcctcagttttacagattacaacggaaaaaacaaatacaattttcTCGCGgtaaaaacgattacaacgtcaaacgacgtattccacgaatcaacagaccacgaagaacaacagcaataaaaacaacgcacattattaatcgtacataaattaataatagagccaagaaattaatcttggcctctgataccaattgaaggaatattaaattgaattaacgttccgctttgcccgatgattgtttcttggttattattaatttatcatacaacgattaatcttgaacatgctcctatgaatttaacagctgcacataggtgttaggaaatacttacttgtgaagcggatgcagaggtcgttgatgatcgtgtcaaAGGACTcaagttctgatcttctcgactgtatcccgctcagctttcaacgttggatggacaacgagctatgaaagtcccaagctagaaatcacCCTACACGTTTCATGCGCCTTCTtactgctctcaaaaccctaataattatcagtgtgtctTTTCTGAGAGTTGACagctgtattatataatacagaaCAGAGAGAGGGGGCGCCAATATGGTagggggcgatttctagccctacttgggctaggagacattaggccagtccagggaccagatacaaggaataaagatgggcctcaaataaattaatttatctatggtcagctcagaccataattaatttataaatatcagttcattccactagagaaccaatattgacttacccctttattgtcggtgatgagtcggggcttgtatttagacttattaaatcctcgtatttaaaatatccgacatccattaattaattatagctctgacagccttaattaattaatctctttgtaatccttaagcagtaccactcaaaccttattattgcgcctgaatttaatcaacctgcagggtttagcgcaataaatattattgatctccttaaggggatgtcattatcctatacggatacgagtactaatacagataatcaaatatcatatattaaccgctatcacccaagatacagagtactcaagttactatataactctcacccatagtaagtcaaagtgataagcaaatcaatatatatatctgaaatcttattagtattaagatcttataagttaccgagatcttgattcttcacttatagTTTTCCTCTTTTCACCTAAAATTCCTTCATTTTCAAGTGTCGAGTACCTAAAtcattaaaaacaaaataataagcTCAACTCGACAATTCAAAATGGAAATCACCCCATATATACACACTTTCACAAGAGACCTAGAGCTAAAATGACTTGAAAAATGACTCATAATACAACAAAACAAATCCCCCCACACTAATTAAGCATTTGCTTGTTCTCAAgaaataatatagttcaacgTAGTAGAGTTTGGACTTAAGAGACTTCATTTCCAGTCAACTCAACATAGACATCATAAACTCTTTAGAATCATTGTCAACCATTTcccaaaatcaatgaaaatcacAATTAACCTGAAGCATGTTACTTGTCTATGAGATAATCAATCAGATCAGACCTAGCCCCCCATAAGAAGTGAGTTACCTAATGCAGCCGCTTTATCAACAAGTCTCTTTACATTTATTCAACAATAGTGAAAAACTAAATGATGTGCATCCCTCTTATACCCAAActctaaaacttttttttttcttttcttttcattttcttcccTTTTTTTTATACAACTCCACAAATCCcaacaaatacaaaatatcAATAATGGAAAACTACCACATCAACTTGTACAAGATGGAACACTTATGAATTAGAGACAAGTATTTAAGCAACTGCAATGATAACACTCCTTCAAATTTCAGCCGGACAAATCACCTCAATCATATCTCATAAACTTGCCCCACAGCAACAAGTATAAAAATGACCTCATCTCAGCTAAGTCACAATCAACAATGAATTCCAAGGATTCAACTCAAATCTAGCAGACTCGACCAAAAACAAACTAACTTAAATCAAGCCTCTACTATGCAAAACTAAAATAATGAAGGGATTCACAAATACACACACATTCAAAACAAAACAGATATCACAACGCACACAAACTCATCAAATCACATAAGAAATAACGACATCCCCCACACTAAAACAGAGCAATGTCCTCAATGCTCAAGTGCAATGAAATAATGCAAAGGAAAAGGCAAAACTTCCCTGAAAATTGACAAGTCGGCAATGGTGCGACTCATTGCGCTCCCGAAGACGGTGGTAGATGAGGATATCGCTGAGTCCAAGTAGCCTAATGATTCGCCAAAGTCACCAATCGATGATCATAGACATCCGTACGTCCGAAAAAGTCTATTCGTCCTTGCTGACAATTGACAATGGAGGATCCTATTTATCTCGGATGTCAATGATTTTTGGTTCTATTTCCATTTCCTGTGCAGCTGAAGAAGCAATATTCTTCGTTCTCCCCATTCCTGAGCTAATGATGGACAAATAGCAGCTGTGGCTGAGTGACTGAAAACCACGCAAAGTGTCGGTGGTTGCTGCTGTAGAGAGGTGGAACGACTGAGCAAAATTGGAGGTCGAAGCTGTAGTTGACCGATGACAGAGAAAAGGAAAGCGAAGCTAGTGACGTCTGGAGAGTGGTGAGTGTGCTGCTCGACGTCGAAAAGAAAGCGGTCGCACTGTGGACGATGGAGAGATGATGCGGGAACTGCACAGAGGCCGCCTGGAACAGGCGGAGGCAATGTGGTGGTGGAGTTGTGGAGATGGGGTCGCGCAGGAACGCCGATGACGTTGGCACGGCTGTGGCTCGACGAACGGAGATGAAAGCAGGCAGCGTCTGGAATTTGGAGGGTGGTAGTGCTAACTCGACTAGAGGAACGTGCGGGTCCGGAGGATTCGCGCAGAGGCAGCAGATGGATGTGGTGCGGCTGTTGAGTCGCGCAAGGTCGACGGCGCGCGGAGTCCGACGGTGAAAATGGCTGGTGGCGGTTGAAAAATGGCGGTGAGGATGACCGGAGATGAAGTTGTGAGGCTGGTAGGTtgaggtgagagagagagagttgcagAATTTTGAATTAGGGCTCCACTTCAAATTTTCACgatattcattttcattttttttttttgaaaaaaaaaagtcagcCGGGCTGAGTAGCCACCCATGGTGCACACTGCGTTCTGTCCTCCTCGCCCCATTTTTGTTATACGAGTCAACCCGATTGATTAGTGCCCCCGGTGACTCTACTGTCTgcccaaaattaagaaaatttgcCAACCAGGATGACTGCGAGCTGAGGCTCGCACTGAATGTTGCTCCATTAATGTCACTTTCgaatttttctcaattccatCCTATCAACTTTATCTCCTTTCCAAGCCCATAAAATTCATAGAAACCCCCTCCTGAaaccacaaaaataataaactcCATCAAATCACTATGAAGCAAGACAACttaaaaaactaaactaaaacttaaGGAAATAAACAAAGCAATAAAAtcgtgggttgcctcccacgtAGCGCTTTAGTTGATGTCGTTAGCTCGACCTCTTCATGCTCAATCATGGATCACATCATCGAGTACAATGGACTCGACTCCCTTCGGGCGAATTACTCCTTCAATGTACGGCTTCACTCTATGACTATTAACTTGAAATGATTCTTTTTTCCACGGATTGAATAATTTGACCACTCCATATGGAAAAACTTCTTCAATCTCAAATGGTCCACTCCAATGAGATCGTAGCTTGCCCGAGAATAATCGCATCCAAGAATTAAATAGAAGAACCTTCATTTTCGGGCGTAACTCCTTTCTCACAATGTTTCGATCATGGAGCTTTTTCACCTTTTCCTTGTAAATCTTGGCATTGTCATACGCCTCATTCCTCAACTCATAAAGTTCTGAGAGTTGCACAGCCTCTGAATCTGCAAGTACACTATTAAGGCTATTCTCCTGCAAAAATACCATCTCGACCGCAGCATCAATAGCATCAATGAAAGAGCAATTTTCCATAAGAGATGTAGCAGGTATGACACTATTATCTCGAATAGAAAAAGACATTGTTTCTCCCAACACAGTCATTTTCAAAGTTCCATTCTTGACATCAATTAACGTGTTGATTGTTGCCATAAACGGCCTACCTAACCACAAAGTGTGCTCTTTTCCATTCTCTCTCACATCCTCCACATCCAAGACAACAAAATCAACAGGAACAATTAAACCACCAACTTTAACTAATATATCTTCGACAATCCCTTTAGGATAACGAACAGACCTATCAACTAATTGCAAACGCATACGAGTAGGTTTAAGATCCCCTAATTCAAGTTGGTCAAATATAGAAAATGGGATTAAATTTATACCTGCTCCCAAGTCCAACATACCTGATGCCTCCTTCCCATTCCCCAAAGCAATTTTGATAACAAAGCTTCCTAGATCTCGCTGCTTTGGTGGAAGTTGATGCTGCAATATTGCACTTGCCACTTCAGATACCACAATCTTCTAATCATCGACGAACTTTCTTTTCTTT
It contains:
- the LOC130994216 gene encoding uncharacterized protein LOC130994216, coding for MGEPIFEDETQVNALQGFQPYAKPDPFAPTYNSGWRSPKLFLETKSRSRSESECPEFSAAATINPATILATATGILSPASSTQRFESVEASMKRIETQVGQLVGTVGELVKQNTKDKLPSNSEKAHAISILRSSKVVDNKVEYPHADESSSQEAELRKSGEKNDDAKKKEKKKDNGLHKAANHYKPLIPFPSRLRNAKQDQQFNDFYKLLSKVNVNLPLLDGIRNVPHQLPPKQRDLGSFVIKIALGNGKEASVDRSVRYPKGIVEDILVKVGGLIVPVDFVVLDVEDVRENGKEHTLWLGRPFMATINTLIDVKNGTLKMTVLGETMSFSIRDNSVIPATSLMENCSFIDAIDAAVEMVFLQENSLNSVLADSEAVQLSELYELRNEAYDNAKIYKEKVKKLHDRNIVRKELRPKMKVLLFNSWMRLFSGKLRSHWSGPFEIEEVFPYGVVKLFNPWKKESFQVNSHRVKPYIEGVIRPKGVESIVLDDVIHD